A single genomic interval of Pseudorasbora parva isolate DD20220531a chromosome 21, ASM2467924v1, whole genome shotgun sequence harbors:
- the mxtx2 gene encoding mix-type homeobox gene 2, with the protein MWTDCIAQDGNSQASKIAGRRKRTCFTKEHLELLKMAFSVDPYPGISVRESLSQATGLPESRIQVWFQNKRARTLKNRATRTSPELDCTSPLSSPFLPPHMASVGVSGQQGDIQEASFNIQMSQTSPQHFTFPPSDYSTPAIKPRQNRLMGTSSCSPSLPSDLQAMADSWSSGGSTQTSPETTWSLPVKSFENSYKDESGFFLYPPPPYPHGSTKVEYVSGLESHPTSPASSDSAFWDMGLENCSPSVHNTDCGSPWDRMAEKQPVAPLPDLSSQYLEDVLGKMEPAWWNFNGQMDLQ; encoded by the exons ATGTGGACTGACTGCATTG CTCAAGATGGAAACTCACAGGCCAGTAAGATTGCAGGTCGCAGGAAGAGAACCTGTTTCACCAAAGAGCACTTGGAACTACTTAAAATGGCTTTCAGTGTGGACCCCTACCCCGGTATTAGTGTCAGGGAAAGTCTATCTCAAGCCACTGGCCTACCAGAGTCACGTATTCAG GTGTGGTTCCAGAACAAGAGAGCCAGAACCCTAAAGAACAGAGCCACTCGCACCTCACCAGAGCTAGACTGTACCTCTCCTCTGTCCAGCCCTTTCCTACCCCCTCATATGGCTAGCGTTGGGGTTAGTGGCCAACAGGGAGACATTCAAGAGGCATCCTTCAACATTCAGATGTCTCAAACATCTCCTCAGCACTTTACTTTTCCTCCAAGTGACTACAGCACACCTGCCATCAAGCCTCGACAAAACAGGTTGATGGGAACCAGCTCTTGTTCTCCCTCTCTTCCCTCTGATCTGCAAGCTATGGCAGACAGCTGGAGCTCTGGAGGAAGCACACAGACCTCTCCTGAGACTACATGGAGTCTACCAGTAAAGAGTTTTGAGAATTCCTACAAAGATGAGAGTGGGTTCTTCCTCTACCCACCACCTCCTTATCCTCATGGAAGTACCAAAGTTGAGTATGTTAGTGGCCTGGAGTCACATCCAACTTCTCCTGCGTCTTCTGATTCAGCATTTTGGGACATGGGACTGGAAAATTGCTCTCCATCTGTGCACAACACTGACTGCGGAAGCCCATGGGACAGGATGGCTGAAAAGCAACCTGTGGCCCCACTTCCAGATCTGTCCTCTCAGTATCTGGAGGATGTCCTTGGGAAAATGGAGCCAGCCTGGTGGAACTTCAATGGACAGATGGATCTTCAGTAA